A region from the Geotrypetes seraphini chromosome 10, aGeoSer1.1, whole genome shotgun sequence genome encodes:
- the GPR142 gene encoding probable G-protein coupled receptor 142 has protein sequence MIHLPNTTFLLQLDDSGKRDGSQRSVCSVGIFPVIYYSALLCLGLPANVLTAIALSRLFTKTRKSSYCYLLALTTSDILTQVFIVFVGFILQTAILQRQVPNAFIQTVSILEFASNHASIWITVVLTMDRYVALCRPLQYRRLSYPERTKKIILLVFMAALITGIPFYWWSDVWRNSNPPNTLDKILMWGHCFIIYFIPCTIFLITNSVIIQNLRKRKKCNGYQLHVGKTTAILLAITTVFAILWAPRTFTIICHMYVSTVNKDWKVHLAMDISNMLALLNTDVNFFLYCFVSQQFRAMVREVLGIQKMHCTKSANGSHGGSLSELTLKPLGLSNGTCL, from the exons ATGATCCACCTGCCAAACACCACCTTCCTGCTGCAACTCGATGACTCAGGAAAGAGGGACGGCTCGCAGAGGTCTGTCTGCTCGGTGGGAATCTTTCCGGTGATTTACTACAGTGCCCTGCTCTGTCTCGGACTACCAG CTAACGTACTGACTGCAATTGCCCTCTCCAGACTTTTCACCAAAACCAGGAAATCATCCTACTGCTACCTCCTGGCTCTCACCACCTCGGACATCCTCACTCAAGTCTTCATCGTCTTCGTGGGGTTCATCCTCCAGACTGCCATCCTGCAACGCCAGGTCCCGAACGCTTTCATCCAAACTGTCAGCATCCTGGAGTTTGCGTCCAACCACGCCTCCATCTGGATCACGGTGGTGCTAACGATGGATCGCTATGTGGCACTGTGTCGCCCACTCCAGTACCGCAGGCTATCCTACCCGGAACGTACCAAGAAGATCATACTTCTTGTTTTTATGGCCGCCTTGATCACAGGAATTCCCTTCTATTGGTGGTCAGATGTTTGGCGGAATTCCAACCCTCCCAACACTCTTGATAAAATACTGATGTGGGGGCATTGCTTTATCATTTACTTCATTCCATGCACTATATTCCTGATTACCAACTCTGTTATCATACAAAACCTGAGGAAGAGAAAAAAGTGCAATGGCTACCAACTGCATGTGGGCAAGACAACTGCCATCCTCTTGGCCATCACTACAGTTTTTGCCATTCTCTGGGCCCCCCGGACCTTTACCATCATTTGCCATATGTATGTATCAACAGTGAATAAGGACTGGAAGGTCCACCTGGCCATGGACATTAGTAACATGCTCGCTCTACTCAACACGGATGTCAACTTCTTCCTCTATTGCTTTGTCAGTCAACAGTTCCGGGCGATGGTCCGGGAGGTGTTGGGGATCCAGAAAATGCACTGTACAAAGTCCGCCAACGGGTCACACGGTGGCAGCCTTTCTGAGCTGACTCTCAAACCACTTGGACTCTCAAATGGCACTTGCCTTTAA